A genomic region of Macaca mulatta isolate MMU2019108-1 chromosome 5, T2T-MMU8v2.0, whole genome shotgun sequence contains the following coding sequences:
- the LOC144340981 gene encoding endogenous retrovirus group FC1 Env polyprotein-like: MSSLPMLLCLMHLTLLTAAPSNPYVWRFWLYENKTHPGETPQAGKLLASADCPPSECNTIVYLNFTRFQIAQPAIPMICFEYDQTEYNCKNYWWHQSAGCPYSYCKTHSVRYWRERQGWYFYKTESPVTYTWIIRDPWDSRWTTPQHGGVYYSSTSTWPSSHLYLWRSLVQIQPLIHTQIHRQETKLSQDLQPFSWLTLLREGLAFANLTGLGDLSSCFMCATLGRPPLTAVPLSSPPTNYTGFNSSIVTIPDVALYRDPYQEKYPYCYSAFSNSLCNQSATYPNSPIYAPPGVFFWCNMTLLKTLSKSISDGQLCIPVTLVPRLTLLTPAEFIGWAGTAPTKTARHRRAVFLPLIAGISLTTSVVAAGLAGGALQHSMIENDKLLQQFSVAMEDSAYSLASLQRQLTSLAQVTLQNRRALDLLTAEKGGTCMFLKEECCFYINESGLVEERVQRLHELSLEMKKQQFTTAANNWWSSSMFSLLAPLLGPLMSLLLLFTIGPCVVNKILQFVRERFDTIQLMVLRSHHQPLLHPESEAIL, from the coding sequence atgtctagcttacctatgcttttatgccttatgcatctgactctcctcactgctgcgccgtctaatccctatgtctggaggttctggctctatgagaacaaaactcaccccggggaaaccccccaagcgggtaaactgctagctagtgcagactgccccccctcagagtgtaatactatagtttacctcaatttcactaggttccagattgcccaaccagcaatacccatgatctgttttgaatatgatcaaactgaatataattgtaaaaattattggtggcaccagagtgcaggttgcccatatagctactgtaagacgcactctgtccgatactggagagaacgacaagggtggtatttttacaaaactgagtctcccgtcacttacacttggataattagagacccatgggactctcggtggacaaccccacaacatgggggagtatattactcatcaactagtacctggcccagtagccatttatatctgtggagaagtctagtccagattcaacccttaatccacacacaaatccacaggcaagaaaccaaactatcacaagacttgcagcccttctcctggctaactctattacgggaagggctagcgttcgccaacctcactggtttaggcgacctgtcctcttgctttatgtgtgcaaccctaggaagaccaccattaacggctgttcctctatcctcccctcccacaaactatacaggttttaactcatcgatagtcacgatacccgatgtagccctgtaccgtgacccataccaagagaaatacccctattgttattcggcgtttagcaacagcctctgcaaccaatcggctacataccctaatagtcccatatatgctccccctggtgtgttcttctggtgtaatatgactctgttaaaaactctgtccaaaagcatctctgacggacagttgtgtatccctgttaccctagttccccgactgacactgctaaccccggcagagttcataggctgggcagggactgccccaactaaaactgcgcgacatagacgagcagtttttctaccactaattgccggaatatccttaaccacctctgtcgtcgcagcggggttagcaggaggggccctacaacactccatgatagaaaacgacaagctgttacaacaattctctgttgctatggaagactccgcctattccctagcctcccttcagcggcagctcacctccctagcacaggtcacccttcaaaaccgcagagccttagacttactcacggctgagaaaggaggtacctgtatgttcctcaaagaagaatgctgtttctatataaatgagtcagggttagttgaggaaagagtccaacgcctacacgaactaagcttagaaatgaaaaagcaacaattcactacagccgctaacaattggtggagctcttcaatgttttcccttctggcaccccttttaggccccctaatgtctttactacttctattcactataggcccctgtgtggtaaataaaattttacaatttgtcagagaaaggtttgataccatccaactaatggtcctccgtagccatcaccagcctctcctgcacccagaaagtgaggctatattataa